A window of the Brassica napus cultivar Da-Ae chromosome A2, Da-Ae, whole genome shotgun sequence genome harbors these coding sequences:
- the LOC106390145 gene encoding uncharacterized protein LOC106390145 gives MRSFTTMPLLPTSSFKTAATVVITGVLSLAAAVSFTVPSVSHFVASSYPMIYNNTVFLLKPPYLYLVINCIIVSIVATSKLTHKSSSGIDVSDFSEAVTVVPVPSDIDAGYLNVSHHAVASDYTEGEDNEPKVEDVSQVIGDDKVIETEKLKPKSDWSEPEKPKPSSGWSEPETEKPKQQSDLLEISRVKLSRKPPRYSKQKSFNTSAEGKKPPRRQDTLETTWKKITEGHSTPLTKHLTKSDTWQERSHVHSSKEKMTKSENLNDINAPTELKREPSPGQEELNRRVEAFIKKFNEEMRLQRLESLAKSKEMVNGGTHL, from the exons ATGAGATCATTCACCACCATGCCTCTTCTCCCCACCTCTTCCTTCAAAACAGCAGCCACCGTCGTCATCACCGGCGTCTTATCTCTCGCGGCGGCCGTGAGTTTCACCGTTCCTTCAGTCTCACATTTCGTGGCCTCTAGCTATCCCATGATCTACAACAACACAGTCTTCCTCCTAAAGCCACCGTATCTTTACTTAGTCATCAACTGCATCATCGTCTCTATCGTCGCTACGTCTAAGCTCACTCACAAATCTTCTTCCGGCATCGACGTCTCCGACTTCTCCGAAGCAGTGACGGTGGTACCGGTACCTTCTGATATCGACGCTGGTTACTTAAACGTGTCTCATCACGCCGTAGCTTCTGATTATACCGAAGGTGAGGACAATGAACCGAAGGTGGAAGATGTCTCTCAAGTCATCGGTGATGATAAGGTGATAGAGACAGAGAAGCTAAAACCAAAGAGTGATTGGTCGGAACCGGAGAAGCCAAAACCGAGCAGTGGTTGGTCGGAACCGGAGACGGAGAAGCCAAAACAGCAGAGTGACTTGTTGGAGATTTCGAGGGTGAAGCTATCGAGGAAGCCGCCGAGATACAGTAAACAAAAGTCGTTCAACACGAGTGCAGAAG GTAAAAAGCCACCGAGGAGGCAGGACACGCTGGAGACGACGTGGAAGAAGATAACGGAAGGACACTCGACGCCGTTAACGAAGCACTTGACTAAATCCGACACGTGGCAAGAGAGGTCGCACGTGCATAGCTCAAAGGAGAAGATGACCAAGTCTGAGAACTTGAATGACATAAACGCCCCCACGGAGCTGAAACGCGAGCCGTCACCGGGTCAGGAAGAGCTGAACCGCCGTGTGGAAGCGTTTATCAAGAAGTTTAATGAAGAGATGAGATTGCAAAGATTAGAGTCCTTGGCTAAGAGTAAAGAAATGGTAAATGGAGGGACTCATTTGTAA